In Amycolatopsis jiangsuensis, the following proteins share a genomic window:
- a CDS encoding thioesterase II family protein: MTAAGPAAAWLRGLGSRERTARRRLFVFPHAGAGASAYRLAPHLPDTVEVCTVQLPGRESRFAESALTSMDEAVAALAPLVADHTDLPYAFFGHSMGSLIAFETARRLRALGTRLPERLFLSGMRAPDLPDRDSRHTLPDDELLATAEFDGVDAELKELLLPLLRADLTLCETYPYRVEAPLPCAVTVLAGSADDSVGEPELVGWRRHTSSDFSVHLFPGAPHLYVRGAERELAETIVRALSAQG; this comes from the coding sequence ATGACGGCCGCCGGCCCCGCGGCCGCCTGGCTGCGCGGGCTCGGTAGCCGTGAACGCACCGCGCGGCGGCGCCTTTTCGTCTTCCCGCACGCCGGGGCCGGTGCGTCCGCCTACCGGCTCGCGCCCCACCTGCCGGACACCGTCGAAGTCTGCACGGTCCAGCTGCCCGGAAGGGAGAGCCGGTTCGCCGAATCAGCCCTGACGTCCATGGACGAGGCCGTGGCCGCGCTCGCGCCGCTCGTCGCGGACCACACGGACCTGCCGTACGCCTTTTTCGGACACAGCATGGGTTCCCTGATCGCCTTCGAGACGGCCCGGCGGCTGCGTGCGCTGGGCACACGCCTGCCGGAGCGTCTCTTCCTGTCGGGCATGCGCGCCCCCGACCTGCCGGACCGCGATTCGCGGCACACGCTGCCGGATGACGAGCTGCTCGCCACCGCCGAATTCGACGGCGTGGACGCCGAGCTGAAAGAGCTGCTGCTGCCGCTGCTGCGCGCGGACCTGACATTGTGCGAGACCTACCCGTACCGCGTTGAGGCCCCGTTGCCGTGCGCTGTGACGGTTCTGGCCGGCTCGGCCGACGACAGCGTCGGCGAGCCGGAGCTCGTCGGCTGGCGCCGGCACACCTCGAGCGACTTCTCGGTGCACCTGTTCCCGGGTGCGCCCCATCTGTATGTGCGCGGCGCGGAACGAGAGCTCGCCGAGACGATCGTCCGCGCGTTGTCCGCACAAGGCTGA
- a CDS encoding MbtH family protein, whose product MSSSPVEDRYVVVVNHEEQYSVWFADRALPAGWTATGARGTRQECLDHIEQVWTDLTPRSVRTSR is encoded by the coding sequence ATGAGCTCATCACCCGTCGAAGACCGGTACGTCGTCGTGGTGAACCACGAGGAGCAGTACTCCGTTTGGTTCGCCGACCGCGCTCTGCCCGCCGGCTGGACCGCCACCGGCGCCCGGGGGACCCGCCAGGAGTGCCTGGACCACATCGAACAGGTGTGGACCGACTTGACCCCGCGGTCTGTACGGACGTCACGATGA
- the sbnB gene encoding 2,3-diaminopropionate biosynthesis protein SbnB yields the protein MSTLAPPLMTVIAAGDIAAETDHHRPELIEVVRAAYLAHDAGQSSNPHSSFLRFPHQDRSRIISLPAYLGGEFEVAGNKWIASFPDNTRHGLPRASATLILNDCVTGYPFACMESSIVSATRTAASAVLGAQTLLGGRRARQVGIVGTGLIARHVWRFLRDLGWEIGGFRLFDLEPAVASRFGAMIAGHTEAEIVLADRVEDAFTGCDLVLLTTVAGEPHLHDPRLLAHNPVVLHLSLRDLAPEVILAAQNFTDDVDHAVRERTSLHLTEQRTGNRDFVDGTLGDLLRERLCRDPGRPAIFSPFGLGVLDLAVGKWVHDRIVAAGRGRREGDFFIGAEA from the coding sequence ATGTCCACCTTGGCCCCACCGCTCATGACGGTGATCGCCGCGGGCGACATCGCCGCCGAGACCGACCATCACCGCCCGGAGCTGATCGAGGTCGTCCGTGCCGCCTACCTCGCGCACGATGCCGGGCAGAGCTCGAACCCGCACAGTTCGTTCCTGCGCTTCCCGCACCAGGACCGGTCGCGCATCATCTCCCTGCCCGCTTACCTCGGCGGCGAGTTCGAGGTCGCCGGCAACAAGTGGATCGCCAGCTTCCCGGACAACACGCGGCACGGTCTCCCCCGTGCCTCGGCCACCCTGATCCTCAACGACTGCGTCACCGGCTACCCGTTCGCCTGCATGGAATCCTCGATCGTCTCGGCGACCCGGACCGCGGCGTCCGCGGTTCTCGGCGCGCAAACGCTGCTCGGTGGGCGCCGGGCCCGGCAGGTCGGCATCGTGGGCACCGGCCTGATCGCCCGGCACGTGTGGCGGTTCCTGCGCGATCTCGGCTGGGAGATCGGCGGGTTCCGGCTCTTCGACCTCGAACCGGCGGTGGCGAGCCGCTTCGGCGCCATGATCGCCGGGCACACCGAGGCCGAGATCGTGCTCGCCGACCGGGTGGAGGACGCGTTCACCGGCTGCGATCTCGTGCTGCTGACCACCGTGGCCGGTGAGCCGCACCTCCACGACCCCCGGCTGCTGGCGCACAACCCGGTGGTCCTGCACCTCTCCCTGCGCGACCTCGCACCCGAGGTGATACTCGCCGCGCAGAACTTCACCGACGACGTGGACCACGCCGTACGTGAGCGCACCTCGCTGCACCTGACCGAACAGCGCACCGGCAACCGGGACTTCGTCGACGGCACTCTCGGCGACCTGTTGCGCGAGCGGTTGTGCCGGGACCCCGGACGCCCGGCGATCTTCTCGCCGTTCGGGCTGGGCGTACTCGACCTCGCCGTCGGCAAGTGGGTGCACGACCGGATCGTCGCCGCGGGCCGCGGCCGTCGCGAAGGCGATTTCTTCATCGGGGCGGAGGCCTGA